One genomic segment of Mycolicibacterium gilvum includes these proteins:
- a CDS encoding helix-turn-helix domain-containing protein, whose protein sequence is MSEVQVMEDHEVLVPLDRSGAEKLDGRIRRLAKQAGDQLLQVGRLLDEARAGRAHEALGFPSWTAYVADALGGTLQLSGEARQAMVQMMAGEGMSVRAIAAATGVSKSTVDRDLAQVPHDDGASAPESTVPQRDSSDSDRADVDPGPTGEKVTTGLDGKSRRRKPRAKKEPKQEPVVELKTEPVSTRQIQIPTAYRASIKTLSTVACSMRDLVDDPRWSKARDRFTEKDRVELDGNIAVLQTLRAAMENTAVNRTGDVSEERTA, encoded by the coding sequence GTGAGTGAAGTACAGGTGATGGAGGACCACGAGGTTTTGGTCCCGCTCGACCGTTCGGGTGCGGAGAAGCTTGACGGTCGTATCCGCCGGTTGGCCAAGCAGGCGGGGGATCAGCTCCTCCAGGTCGGTCGGCTCCTCGATGAGGCCCGGGCCGGCCGCGCACACGAGGCGTTGGGGTTCCCGAGCTGGACGGCCTATGTCGCCGACGCGCTCGGCGGGACGCTGCAGCTTTCGGGGGAGGCGCGCCAGGCGATGGTCCAGATGATGGCGGGGGAGGGCATGTCTGTCCGGGCTATCGCGGCCGCGACCGGTGTCAGCAAGTCGACCGTCGACCGAGACCTCGCGCAGGTGCCACATGATGACGGTGCGAGTGCGCCGGAATCAACTGTCCCACAACGGGACAGTTCAGATTCAGACCGCGCGGACGTGGACCCCGGACCGACCGGTGAGAAGGTCACCACCGGACTCGACGGCAAGTCTCGACGGCGCAAGCCGCGGGCCAAGAAGGAACCCAAACAGGAACCGGTGGTCGAGCTGAAAACGGAGCCCGTCAGCACTCGGCAAATCCAGATCCCTACTGCCTATCGCGCGTCGATCAAGACGCTGAGCACCGTCGCCTGCAGCATGCGGGATCTGGTCGACGATCCACGCTGGTCGAAAGCTCGGGATCGGTTCACCGAAAAAGACCGCGTGGAGCTGGACGGCAACATCGCGGTTCTCCAGACGCTGCGCGCCGCGATGGAAAACACTGCGGTGAACCGTACCGGCGATGTTTCCGAGGAGAGGACAGCATGA
- a CDS encoding helix-turn-helix domain-containing protein, producing MAGDELLHTKQVEEQYGINAGTLRFWRSTDQGPASFTLGRRGRVVYRRSEVERWLAEQEATTRRGGGDAA from the coding sequence ATGGCAGGTGACGAGCTGCTCCACACCAAGCAGGTTGAAGAGCAGTACGGGATCAACGCCGGAACGCTGCGGTTCTGGAGGTCTACGGACCAGGGGCCGGCGTCCTTCACGCTCGGCCGACGTGGCCGCGTCGTGTACCGGCGCAGCGAGGTTGAACGCTGGCTGGCCGAGCAGGAGGCCACAACCCGGCGCGGTGGTGGCGACGCAGCGTGA
- a CDS encoding PQQ-dependent sugar dehydrogenase gives MGVSADTVRAGRPPGGHSRYIGRVGGLAFALGIGAAMLTGTAVASAETSEPSSSSAESSAGPSATERESSKPTVESRSESDADADADADAESDASEDSDDADAPDESTEDAGDDVDDRASRNTTQPTEVEEPATGTSRAQAEAEEPTFFERIFDNKTPTISHNPADDTVVEGRVIGNLHPEDPDSTQLTYTATRPASGTVTIESDGTFTYTPGATYTGQDRFRVTVSDARSGFHIHGAAGLLNLFTFGLLGSSGHRSTQDVFIGSQRATVVSGLNSPVDFRFLPDGRILVAEKAGAIRVVEDGVLRTDPLITIAVRTESERGIGGLAVDPDFEDNGRIYVAYIAADTTRNTLSRFVVDGNTASFDVQLVESTLTAAPNHHGGALAFGPDGKLYWGVGDNASGPNAQNLANIHGKILRLNTDGTVPTDNPVLDGERTGIYAYGLRNPFRMTFTPTGELLVADVGAAAFEEVNNVVSGGNYGWPSSEGVCTSNCGGKIDPIYSYPRAGGAAITSVAVHRGKVFIADTVKGWITVLTCTPGYTACGDPTTFDPDAGATVVLAEGPDGALYQLIYQPGSLVRIELADVAPEQV, from the coding sequence ATGGGGGTATCCGCAGACACCGTGCGAGCGGGCCGTCCGCCGGGTGGGCACAGCCGGTACATCGGCCGCGTGGGCGGTCTGGCATTCGCTCTGGGCATCGGAGCGGCGATGTTGACCGGAACCGCGGTGGCGTCGGCCGAGACGTCGGAGCCGAGTTCGTCCTCGGCGGAATCCTCGGCCGGGCCGTCGGCCACCGAACGCGAATCGTCCAAACCCACCGTCGAATCGCGCAGCGAATCCGACGCCGACGCCGACGCCGACGCCGACGCCGAGTCTGACGCGTCGGAGGATTCCGACGACGCAGACGCCCCCGACGAGAGCACCGAGGACGCCGGTGACGACGTGGATGACCGCGCGTCGCGAAACACCACGCAGCCCACAGAGGTCGAGGAACCGGCGACCGGGACCAGCAGGGCGCAGGCCGAAGCGGAGGAGCCGACGTTCTTCGAGCGGATCTTCGACAACAAGACACCGACCATCAGCCACAACCCCGCCGACGACACCGTCGTCGAGGGCCGGGTCATCGGCAACCTGCACCCTGAGGATCCCGACAGCACCCAGCTGACGTACACGGCAACGCGCCCGGCCAGCGGCACCGTGACCATCGAGTCCGACGGCACCTTCACCTATACGCCGGGGGCGACCTACACCGGCCAGGACCGATTCCGGGTGACCGTCAGCGACGCCCGCAGCGGATTCCACATCCACGGCGCGGCAGGTCTGCTCAACCTGTTCACCTTCGGCCTGCTCGGCAGCAGCGGCCACCGCAGCACGCAGGACGTGTTCATCGGGTCGCAGCGCGCCACCGTGGTGTCGGGCCTGAACTCGCCCGTGGACTTCCGGTTCCTGCCCGACGGCCGAATCCTGGTCGCCGAGAAGGCCGGCGCCATCCGCGTCGTCGAGGACGGCGTCCTGCGCACCGATCCGCTCATCACGATCGCGGTCCGCACCGAGTCCGAGCGGGGCATCGGCGGGCTGGCGGTCGATCCGGACTTCGAGGACAACGGCCGGATCTACGTCGCGTACATCGCCGCCGATACGACGCGGAACACGTTGTCGCGCTTCGTCGTCGACGGCAACACCGCCTCGTTCGACGTCCAACTCGTCGAGTCGACGCTGACCGCGGCACCGAACCATCACGGCGGTGCGCTCGCCTTCGGCCCCGACGGGAAGCTCTACTGGGGCGTCGGCGACAACGCCAGCGGGCCGAACGCGCAGAACCTCGCCAACATCCACGGCAAGATCCTCCGCCTGAACACCGACGGCACCGTCCCGACCGACAACCCCGTCCTCGACGGCGAGCGCACCGGGATCTACGCCTACGGGCTGCGCAACCCGTTCCGCATGACCTTCACCCCGACCGGTGAACTGCTGGTCGCCGACGTCGGCGCCGCGGCCTTCGAGGAGGTCAACAACGTCGTCAGCGGCGGCAACTACGGCTGGCCGAGCTCCGAAGGGGTGTGCACCAGCAACTGCGGCGGCAAGATCGACCCGATCTACAGCTATCCCCGCGCCGGGGGCGCGGCGATCACATCGGTCGCGGTGCACCGCGGCAAGGTGTTCATCGCCGACACCGTCAAAGGCTGGATCACCGTGCTCACCTGCACGCCCGGCTACACCGCATGCGGAGACCCGACGACCTTCGACCCGGATGCCGGCGCGACCGTCGTACTGGCCGAAGGCCCCGACGGGGCGCTGTACCAGCTGATCTACCAGCCGGGAAGCCTGGTGCGCATCGAGCTGGCCGACGTTGCGCCAGAACAGGTCTGA
- a CDS encoding phage portal protein, producing the protein MPLARYSDLDRYYEGRPPLAFLSPEAKTALGNRFGIMSSNIPRLSVTALAERLRITGFSGDEALWADWIRNDLDQTSGVAHREALLLGDSYVIVWADRFGRPSVTVESGKQVAVQTDPGTRQITAAVKRWEDKDRNVTHAVLYEPDQITRLIAQQVGAITGFTAVESIANPLGVVPVVNLRNTDRIVGEWGISEIDDLKPLVDALNKSLADMMVTSEYVGRPRRWATGIELTEAPVIDDEGNPVLDEDDQPVMIEVNPIPEGHRAMISENNEAKFGQLNAADLGGYEASVRVILGQIMAVSTLPAHYVGVFTDNPASADALRAAEASLTARAEARQATFGRSWEQVAKLMIAVRDGRDPNVIDDIRVHWADAATRSVAQEADAVVKLYQAGLLPQAYALGKLGYSNDEIAKVLASGAAAPQEDSNVA; encoded by the coding sequence ATGCCGTTGGCCAGATACTCCGATTTGGACAGATACTACGAGGGCCGGCCGCCGTTGGCGTTCCTCTCACCCGAGGCAAAGACCGCTCTGGGCAACAGGTTCGGCATCATGTCGAGCAACATTCCACGCCTGTCTGTGACGGCACTCGCTGAGCGGCTGCGGATCACCGGGTTCTCCGGGGACGAGGCGCTGTGGGCCGATTGGATTCGCAACGACCTCGATCAGACCAGCGGTGTCGCCCACCGAGAAGCGCTGCTGCTCGGCGACTCCTACGTCATCGTCTGGGCCGATAGGTTCGGCCGGCCGTCCGTGACCGTCGAGAGCGGCAAGCAGGTTGCCGTACAGACCGACCCCGGCACCCGACAGATCACCGCCGCGGTGAAGCGTTGGGAGGACAAGGACCGCAACGTCACTCACGCGGTTCTCTATGAGCCCGACCAGATCACGCGCCTGATTGCCCAGCAGGTCGGCGCAATCACCGGATTCACCGCCGTCGAGTCCATCGCCAACCCGCTCGGTGTCGTCCCGGTCGTGAACCTGCGCAACACTGACCGCATCGTCGGAGAGTGGGGGATCAGTGAGATTGACGACCTCAAGCCGCTCGTCGACGCGCTTAACAAGAGCCTGGCCGACATGATGGTCACCTCCGAATATGTCGGCCGGCCGCGCCGCTGGGCCACCGGCATCGAACTGACCGAGGCCCCGGTGATCGACGACGAGGGAAATCCGGTCCTCGACGAGGACGACCAGCCGGTGATGATCGAGGTCAACCCGATCCCCGAGGGCCACCGCGCGATGATCTCGGAGAACAACGAAGCGAAGTTCGGGCAGCTCAACGCGGCCGATCTCGGCGGCTACGAGGCCAGTGTGCGGGTCATCCTCGGCCAGATCATGGCTGTGTCAACGCTTCCTGCGCACTACGTCGGGGTGTTCACCGATAACCCCGCCTCGGCAGACGCACTGCGTGCCGCCGAGGCGTCCCTGACCGCGCGCGCCGAGGCCCGGCAAGCCACCTTCGGCCGGTCCTGGGAGCAGGTCGCCAAGCTGATGATCGCGGTGCGGGATGGCCGAGACCCCAACGTCATCGACGACATCCGCGTGCACTGGGCCGACGCCGCGACCCGCTCTGTCGCCCAGGAGGCCGACGCCGTGGTCAAGCTGTACCAGGCCGGCCTACTGCCGCAGGCATACGCACTTGGCAAGCTCGGCTACTCCAACGACGAGATCGCCAAGGTGCTGGCGTCGGGAGCCGCTGCACCACAGGAGGATTCCAATGTGGCTTAG
- a CDS encoding terminase TerL endonuclease subunit, whose amino-acid sequence MKAGPKAAVDDSPLPFRPSSEVESERFLAFADKFIRVPKGTNSRGKLNPRPWQMDIVRDVLDSGARTVGLMLPRGSGKTTLNAAIGLYVFFCWGDGANVVVFAVDEKQANLAFSAARRMVELSPELANRCQVFKERLYLPSSDSSFAVYAASPAGAEGLDYVLAICDEAGVINRDLFEVVQLAQGKRKRSVVVAIGTPGPRLDDQVLLDLRAYAAEHPEDRSQVWREFSAAGFEDHPPDCEHCWKLANPALDDFLHRDALHALLPPKVRESTFRRARLCQLASATDNAFLPSGVWDGLSTGVGIPAGREVVVALDGSFSDDTTALLVATVSPTPHFDVIKVWERPRGDDDYRVPVADVEDEIRAACRRWQVVEVIADPFRWTRTLQVLESERLPVVEFPHSPSRLTTATGDLYSAAVNGRITHSGNATLAAHVAAAVIREDARGMRLDKASRSRTAPKIDLAACLVMAHSRATWRATKKRNRARSFAS is encoded by the coding sequence GTGAAGGCAGGCCCGAAGGCCGCAGTCGATGACAGTCCGTTGCCGTTCCGCCCCAGCTCAGAGGTGGAATCTGAGCGTTTTCTTGCGTTCGCCGACAAGTTCATTCGGGTGCCGAAGGGTACGAACTCCCGCGGGAAGCTCAACCCTCGCCCGTGGCAGATGGACATCGTGCGGGACGTGCTGGACTCCGGTGCTCGCACGGTAGGGCTGATGCTGCCGAGGGGGTCGGGCAAAACGACGTTGAACGCGGCCATCGGGCTGTACGTGTTCTTCTGCTGGGGCGACGGTGCGAACGTGGTGGTGTTCGCGGTCGATGAGAAACAGGCGAATCTGGCGTTCTCGGCGGCCCGACGCATGGTCGAGTTGTCACCCGAGCTTGCCAACAGGTGCCAGGTGTTCAAAGAGCGCTTGTATCTGCCCTCCTCAGACTCGTCGTTCGCCGTGTACGCGGCGTCACCGGCTGGGGCGGAAGGGCTCGATTATGTGCTGGCAATCTGCGACGAGGCCGGTGTCATCAACCGCGACCTTTTCGAGGTTGTGCAGCTCGCCCAGGGCAAGAGGAAACGCTCAGTGGTGGTGGCCATCGGGACGCCCGGACCGAGGCTCGACGATCAGGTCCTCCTGGATCTGCGGGCCTATGCAGCCGAGCACCCCGAGGACCGATCGCAGGTGTGGCGGGAGTTCAGCGCAGCGGGTTTCGAGGATCACCCGCCGGACTGCGAACACTGCTGGAAGCTGGCCAACCCGGCGTTGGATGACTTTCTGCACCGCGACGCCTTGCACGCCTTGCTGCCACCGAAGGTGCGAGAGAGCACGTTCCGGCGGGCTCGGCTGTGTCAGCTCGCCAGCGCGACTGACAATGCGTTCCTGCCCAGTGGGGTCTGGGACGGACTCAGTACCGGCGTCGGCATTCCCGCGGGCCGTGAGGTGGTCGTCGCTCTCGACGGTTCGTTCAGTGACGACACCACCGCGCTGCTTGTCGCTACCGTCTCGCCGACACCGCACTTCGACGTCATCAAGGTCTGGGAGCGACCCCGAGGTGACGACGATTACCGGGTGCCGGTCGCCGACGTCGAGGACGAGATCCGCGCCGCGTGCCGACGCTGGCAAGTCGTCGAGGTGATCGCCGACCCGTTCCGCTGGACCCGCACCTTGCAAGTCCTGGAATCCGAGCGGCTGCCTGTCGTCGAGTTCCCGCACAGCCCATCGCGTCTGACGACCGCGACGGGCGACCTGTACAGCGCTGCGGTGAACGGCCGGATCACTCACTCCGGTAATGCCACCTTGGCCGCTCACGTCGCGGCTGCGGTCATCCGCGAGGACGCGCGGGGGATGCGGCTGGACAAGGCGTCACGGTCCCGTACCGCTCCGAAGATCGACCTGGCCGCTTGTCTGGTCATGGCCCATAGTCGCGCCACCTGGCGTGCAACCAAGAAACGCAACAGAGCAAGGAGTTTCGCATCGTGA
- a CDS encoding fatty acid desaturase family protein, which produces MTITAGSPLTRLSEQELEKLAKEFDAIHDEVFAELGDRDRQYIKTVISAQRQIVVAGRVLLLASRSRTALVLGTACLGLAKILENMELGHNILHGQWDWMNDPDIHSSVWDWDTASSAKAWKHSHNYIHHTYTNILGKDKDLGYEIMRIDPNQKWRPSNLGQPFYNFLLTVLFEWGVAVHDTDVESLFRGEKKLKDLKEDFKSIGGKARQQIVKDYIGWPLVSAGAFGLAQLALRGRLDQPSHSRIGKLLRRTTGNRRVGGVATLLDRYASGVESTYLRTLGADALANLIRNVWAHAIIFCGHFPDQTWTFTEEEVEDETRGGWYVRQLLGAANIEGSPLFHVLSGNLGYQVEHHLFPDMPSSRYAEIAPKVKDICERYELPYNSGRFGKQWFTVHRTIFRLALPGGTPRPKPGPYRSPKRGRLPQGVSEAERFRSRVPAEHPAAGPEHESGGVAVDPPARGND; this is translated from the coding sequence ATGACCATCACCGCGGGAAGCCCGCTGACCAGGCTGAGCGAACAGGAGCTCGAAAAGCTCGCCAAGGAGTTCGACGCCATCCACGACGAGGTGTTCGCCGAGCTCGGCGACCGCGATCGGCAGTACATCAAGACCGTGATCTCGGCACAGCGGCAGATCGTCGTCGCCGGGCGCGTCCTGCTGTTGGCATCACGGTCACGGACCGCGCTGGTGTTGGGCACCGCCTGCCTGGGCCTGGCGAAGATCCTGGAGAACATGGAGCTCGGCCACAACATCCTGCACGGGCAGTGGGACTGGATGAACGACCCCGACATCCATTCGTCGGTCTGGGACTGGGACACCGCGTCGAGCGCGAAGGCGTGGAAGCACTCCCACAACTACATCCATCACACGTACACCAACATCCTCGGCAAGGACAAAGATCTCGGTTACGAGATCATGCGGATCGACCCCAATCAGAAATGGCGCCCGAGCAATCTCGGTCAGCCGTTCTACAACTTCCTGCTGACGGTTCTCTTCGAGTGGGGAGTCGCCGTCCACGACACCGACGTGGAATCCCTGTTCCGCGGGGAGAAGAAGCTGAAGGACTTGAAGGAGGACTTCAAGTCCATCGGCGGAAAAGCGCGACAGCAGATCGTCAAGGACTACATCGGCTGGCCGCTGGTGAGTGCCGGCGCGTTCGGGCTGGCGCAATTGGCGCTGCGGGGACGGCTGGACCAGCCGAGCCACTCGCGTATCGGGAAGCTCCTCCGAAGGACCACGGGGAATCGCCGTGTCGGCGGCGTGGCGACGCTGCTCGATCGGTACGCGTCGGGCGTCGAGAGCACCTATCTGCGCACGCTCGGTGCCGACGCGCTGGCGAACCTGATCCGCAACGTATGGGCCCACGCCATCATCTTCTGCGGCCATTTCCCGGACCAGACATGGACTTTCACCGAGGAGGAGGTCGAGGACGAAACCCGTGGCGGCTGGTATGTCCGCCAGCTTCTCGGGGCGGCGAACATCGAGGGCAGCCCGCTGTTCCACGTCCTCAGCGGCAATCTCGGCTACCAGGTCGAACATCACCTGTTCCCCGACATGCCGAGCAGCCGCTACGCCGAGATCGCCCCGAAGGTCAAGGACATCTGCGAACGCTACGAGCTGCCCTACAACTCGGGCCGGTTCGGCAAGCAGTGGTTCACGGTGCACCGCACCATCTTTCGGCTGGCGCTCCCGGGAGGGACGCCGCGGCCGAAGCCCGGTCCCTACCGCAGCCCGAAGCGCGGTCGGTTGCCGCAGGGTGTCAGTGAGGCGGAGCGTTTCCGGAGTCGGGTGCCGGCCGAACACCCGGCCGCCGGACCGGAACACGAATCCGGCGGGGTGGCGGTCGACCCTCCCGCCCGCGGCAACGACTGA
- a CDS encoding helix-turn-helix domain-containing protein, with translation MTGDGGDGGAEVGFDQLVGANIRAYRTAIGMSQLELAEALGRSLGERVHQQTILKIEKGTRPLRFSEARAVAKVLGVQDYMLLAGREDRAARGLLLQLNKDFRGHRKALKEFAADLAPQLVDLALLMAALDQESASDEDGRTADLGPMKAWAESWLLTNWGRELNREIMSTLRKQEFMTDLRDEFKGDSYREVLDRVRGTELRPIHPSISQLAMLDALKYRPAPPDGLDDFDDLDDPDA, from the coding sequence GTGACAGGCGACGGTGGGGACGGTGGGGCCGAGGTTGGGTTCGACCAGTTGGTTGGTGCGAACATCAGGGCCTACAGGACGGCTATCGGCATGTCGCAGCTTGAATTGGCCGAGGCGCTTGGCCGGTCACTGGGCGAGCGTGTCCACCAGCAGACGATTCTGAAGATCGAGAAGGGCACGCGTCCGTTGCGCTTCAGCGAGGCGCGCGCGGTGGCGAAGGTGTTGGGGGTCCAGGACTACATGCTGCTCGCGGGGCGTGAGGACCGAGCGGCGCGAGGGCTATTGCTGCAACTGAACAAGGATTTCCGAGGCCACCGTAAGGCGCTGAAAGAGTTCGCGGCCGACCTGGCGCCGCAGTTGGTGGACCTCGCCCTTCTAATGGCGGCGCTGGATCAGGAATCGGCGTCAGACGAAGACGGCAGGACTGCCGATCTGGGCCCGATGAAGGCGTGGGCGGAGTCTTGGCTGCTTACAAACTGGGGGCGTGAATTGAACCGGGAGATTATGTCCACGCTGCGGAAACAAGAATTTATGACCGACCTTCGCGACGAGTTCAAGGGGGATTCGTATCGGGAAGTTCTTGATCGAGTGAGAGGTACAGAATTGCGGCCGATACATCCCTCAATTTCTCAACTGGCGATGCTCGATGCGCTGAAGTATCGGCCAGCGCCGCCCGATGGCCTAGATGACTTCGATGACTTAGATGACCCAGACGCGTAA
- a CDS encoding phage major capsid protein — MAIETTSGNSTLIQSQVANLLVQPLEQASTFLAAGPTILDSSSPVRIPRVVNGVTAGFVAEGAQISDGDVAFDEVTLLPSTLKGLKVLVKLTNELIRTSVVGLESVLRTRLVADVAHALDAALWDGPGTSNTIKGILRQTGIATGTLDLTDADSLIDGIATAQGNKVNPSHWVMTSASFAALRKLKIAEPGATSDQDFRQYLFDPTGIQNGTAFRLFGLPVIITDNIPVASTKNRVALVDMSKVVVARDVDAEVKILDQTWGDYDSIGIRVVSRWDVGLLQDKAVTLLTEA, encoded by the coding sequence GTGGCCATCGAAACCACTTCGGGTAACTCCACTCTCATTCAGTCGCAGGTAGCCAACCTGCTCGTCCAGCCGCTCGAACAGGCGTCAACGTTCCTCGCCGCCGGCCCGACAATCCTCGACTCGTCCAGCCCGGTACGCATCCCGCGCGTCGTCAACGGCGTCACCGCCGGGTTCGTCGCCGAGGGAGCCCAGATCAGTGACGGCGACGTCGCGTTCGACGAAGTGACCCTGCTGCCCTCGACACTCAAGGGCCTCAAGGTGTTGGTGAAGCTCACCAACGAACTGATCCGCACCTCGGTCGTCGGCCTGGAATCGGTGCTCCGTACCCGCCTGGTCGCTGACGTCGCCCACGCCCTCGACGCGGCACTGTGGGACGGCCCCGGCACGTCGAACACCATCAAGGGCATCCTTCGCCAGACCGGCATCGCGACCGGCACACTCGATCTCACCGACGCCGACAGCCTCATCGACGGCATCGCCACCGCCCAAGGCAACAAGGTCAACCCCTCGCACTGGGTGATGACGTCGGCATCGTTCGCCGCGCTGCGCAAGCTGAAGATCGCCGAGCCTGGCGCGACGTCGGATCAGGACTTCCGGCAATACCTGTTCGACCCCACCGGGATTCAGAACGGTACCGCGTTCCGCCTGTTCGGCCTGCCGGTCATCATCACCGACAACATCCCGGTCGCGTCGACGAAGAACCGTGTAGCCCTGGTTGACATGTCCAAGGTGGTCGTGGCCCGCGACGTCGACGCCGAGGTCAAGATCCTCGATCAGACGTGGGGTGACTACGACAGCATCGGTATCCGCGTGGTGTCCCGCTGGGATGTCGGCCTGCTGCAGGACAAGGCCGTCACGCTGCTCACCGAGGCATAA
- a CDS encoding ferredoxin reductase: MAERGAQPPVPRGRRLFLKAVHHLFKPLRPDDYLEMINPLWTTKELRGKVERVEPRGSEAASVLIRPSYEWPGHKPGQYVRLGLVIDGRYHWRAYSLTSDPHPEDGLISVTPKKVDSGVVSPYLVEKIQPGELVRLGEIEGQFTLPEPLPAKMLFISAGSGITPIISMLRSLDHSDDLRDTVVIHSDRTRDHVMFLSVLEDLEDRHDGVRLDIRLTSERGRFSADELDDVCPDWREREAFCSGPGELLDALIEHWEHHGDSERLHYERFQPKIGGGEVQAGEGGTVAFLDSDETVECDGSTPILEAGEQAGLELAFGCRIGICHTCTGTVKSGKVRDLRSGEVSEPTGGDIRICIHAAEGDVEIEL; encoded by the coding sequence ATGGCCGAACGCGGTGCGCAACCACCGGTGCCCCGCGGGCGCCGGCTGTTTCTCAAAGCGGTGCACCACCTGTTCAAGCCGCTACGGCCGGACGACTACCTGGAGATGATCAACCCGCTGTGGACGACGAAGGAGCTTCGCGGGAAGGTCGAGCGGGTCGAGCCGCGGGGTTCGGAGGCCGCCAGCGTTCTGATCCGGCCGAGTTACGAGTGGCCCGGGCACAAGCCGGGGCAGTACGTGCGGCTCGGACTGGTGATCGACGGCCGGTACCACTGGCGCGCCTATTCGCTCACCTCGGATCCGCACCCCGAGGACGGGCTGATCAGCGTCACCCCGAAAAAGGTCGACAGCGGCGTCGTGTCGCCCTATCTCGTCGAGAAGATCCAACCGGGCGAACTCGTCCGGCTCGGTGAGATCGAGGGTCAGTTCACCTTGCCGGAGCCGTTGCCCGCCAAGATGCTGTTCATCAGCGCCGGCAGCGGTATCACCCCGATCATCAGCATGCTGCGCAGCCTCGACCACAGCGACGACTTGCGCGACACCGTCGTCATCCACTCCGACCGCACCCGCGACCACGTCATGTTCCTGTCCGTCCTCGAGGATCTGGAAGACCGGCACGACGGGGTGCGCCTGGACATCCGGCTCACCTCCGAACGCGGTCGCTTCTCGGCCGACGAACTCGACGACGTCTGCCCGGACTGGCGTGAGCGCGAAGCGTTCTGCTCGGGTCCCGGTGAACTCCTCGATGCGCTCATCGAGCATTGGGAACACCACGGCGATTCCGAGCGGCTGCACTACGAGCGGTTCCAGCCCAAGATCGGCGGGGGTGAGGTCCAGGCCGGCGAGGGCGGCACCGTGGCCTTCCTCGACAGCGACGAGACCGTCGAATGTGACGGCAGCACACCGATTCTCGAAGCCGGCGAACAGGCCGGACTGGAGCTCGCCTTCGGCTGCCGCATCGGGATCTGCCACACCTGCACGGGCACCGTGAAGTCGGGCAAGGTCCGGGATCTGCGCTCCGGCGAGGTCTCCGAACCGACCGGCGGGGACATCCGAATCTGCATTCACGCCGCCGAAGGCGACGTGGAGATCGAACTCTGA